Within Pseudomonas paeninsulae, the genomic segment GCACTCGGTATCACCGATGTGGTTCTGCGCGATGCGCATCAATCCATTCTGGCAACCCGAGTGCGTCTTGAGGACATGTTGCCGATCGCGCCCAAGCTTGATCAGGTGGGCTTCTGGTCGGTCGAATCCTGGGGCGGCGCGACTTTCGATTCCTGCATTCGTTACCTGGGCGAAGACCCTTGGGAGCGTATCCGCGCGTTGAAGCAGGCGATGCCCAATACCCGTCAGCAGATGCTCTTGCGTGGGCAGAACCTGCTCGGCTATCGGCATTACGCCGATGACGTGGTGGAAAAATTCGTCGAGCGTGCGGCGGTCAACGGCGTCGATGTGTTCCGCGTGTTCGACGCGATGAACGATCCGCGTAACCTGCAGACCGCGCTGCGGGCGGTCAAAGAGCAGGGCAAGCATGCTCAGGGCACCATCTCCTATACCACCAGTCCGGTGCATACCCTGGAGATGTGGGTTGATCTGGCCAAGCAGATCGAAGACATGGGCGCCGACTCGATAGCGATCAAGGACATGGCGGGTATTCTCAACCCGTACATCGCCTTCGAGCTGGTGACGCGGCTGAAGGCCACTCTGTCGATCCCGATCCACATGCAGTGCCATGCCACCGCGGGTCTGTCGACTGCAGCCATCGTCAAGGCGGTAGAAGCCGGTATCGACAACGTCGATACGGCAATTTCCTCGCTGTCGATGACCTACGGTCATTCGCCAACCGAGTCGGTGGTGGCGATCTTCCAGGGTTCCGAGCGCGATACGGGCTTGAACCTGGAACTGCTCGAAGAAATTGCCGCGTACTTCCGTGAAGTGCGGAAGAAGTACGCGAAGTTTGAAGGCACCCTCAAGGGTGTCGATTCGCGCATCCTCGTGGCTCAGGTGCCGGGTGGCATGCTGACCAACATGGAAAGTCAGCTGAAAGAGCAGGGCGCCCAGGACAAGTTCGATGAAGTGTTGGCCGAGATTCCGCGGGTGCGCGAGGATCTGGGCTTTATCCCGCTGGTGACGCCGACCTCGCAGATCGTTGGCACCCAGGCGGTGATCAACGTATTGACCGGTGAGCGCTACAAGTCGATCACCAAGGAAACCGCCGGCGTGTTGAAGGGCGAATACGGCGCAGCGCCGGCCCCCTTCAATAAAGAGCTGCAGCTGCGGGTGCTGGATGGCGCCGAAGCAATCACCTGCCGCCCGGCGGACATGCTCGCTGCGGAAATGGACAAGCTGACGGCCGAACTCAAGGGCATTGCCCAGGAGAAGGGCATCAAGCTGGCCAAAGATGAAATCGACGACGTGCTGACCTATGCCCTGTTCCCGCAGATCGGCCTGAAATTTCTGGAGAATCGCGGCAATCCGGCAGCCTTCGAGCCGGCGCCGAACGGTAACGAGTTGCCGGCGCGTGAAGCCGGCAAGCCCGAGGTCTACACCGTTGAAGTCAACGGCAAGTCCTTTGTGGTCCAGGTTAATGAAGGTGGCGACATCGAAGGCCTCAAGCCTGTCGGTGGCGCCGCTGTCACGGCCTCTGCTGTTGCGGAGCCTGTCGGTGCGGGCGATCCGCAGTCGGCGCCTCTGGCGGGCAATATCTTCAAGGTGCTGGTGCAGCCGGGGGCCACGGTCGAAGAAGGGCAGTTGGTGATCATTCTTGAAGCGATGAAGATGGAAACCGAGATTCGTGCGTTCAAGGCCGGCACCATCGGTGCGGTTAACGTCAAGGTGGGCGACGCGGTGGCAGTGGGCGAAAGCCTGTTGACCATCGGTTGAGGGGCATCTAATGGAAAAGCTTCTCAAACTTTGGCAAAGCACAGGCCTGTACCATTTGGAGCCTGGTCAGGCCTTGATGATCGCCATCTGTGTGGGGTTGATCTACCTGGCGATCAAAAAAGGTTTCGAGCCGTTGTTGCTGATCCCGATCGGCTTTGGTGGTCTGCTGGCCAACATTCCCGTGGCCGGCATGGCTGAAGGCTCGGGGATCTTGCACCTGTTCTATGAAGTCGGCTTGCCGACCAGTGTGTTCCCGCTATTGATCTTCATGGGTGTCGGCGCAATGACCGACTTCGGGCCGATGCTGGCCAATCCGAAGACCTTGTTCCTGGGTGCGGCGGCGCAGTTCGGTATTTTTGCCACCTTGATCGGCGCGCTGGCGATTGCTTCCCTGGGGATTCCTGGCTTGGAGTTCACCCTGCGTGAGGCGGCCTCTATCGCGATTATCGGTGGTGCCGATGGCCCGACCTCAATCTTTGTGACGGCCAAACTGGCGCCTCATTTGCTTGGTCCGATTGCCGTGGCGGCGTATTCATACATGGCTCTGGTTCCGCTGATCCAGCCGCCGATCATGCGTGCGCTGACGACCAAGGAAGAGCGTGCGATCGTCATGCAGCAGCTGCGGCATGTCGGTCAGGTCGAGAAGATCATCTTCCCGTTGGTGCTTTGCTTGTTGGTGGGCATGCTACTACCGGACGCGGCGCCATTGGTGGGCATGTTCGCCTTTGGCAACTTGTTGCGTGAGGCGGGCGCGGTCGAGCGTCTGGCCGATACTTCGCGTAACGCGTTGATCAACATCGTGACCATTTTTCTGGGGTTGACTGTGGGTTCCAAGCTTTCTGCTGAGTCATTCCTGCAAATGAAGACTCTCGGCATTCTGCTGCTGGGCCTGATCGCCTTCAGTGGCGGCACTGCCGCTGGCATATTGATGGCCAAGGGAATGAACCTGTTCAGCAAGAACAAAATCAATCCGTTGATCGGCTCGGCCGGGGTATCGGCGGTGCCAATGGCCGCACGGGTATCGAACAAGGTCGGCCTGGAGGCCAATCCGCAGAACTTCCTGCTGATGCACGCCATGGGGCCGAACGTGGCCGGGGTGATCGGCTCGGCAGTGGCGGCCGGTGTGCTGCTTAACTTTGTTGGATAACGGCAAGGGCGTGTAGGCGCTGTAAACGAAGAAAAGCCGCCTGTTCGGGCGGCTTTTCTTTGGCAAACAATAAAACCGGCCCGGGAGCCGGTTTTTTTATCGGCGTTATTTACGCTTCTTCAGCGGCCATCTCGGCGTCATGGGCAATCAATGCCACCAGGGCATTTTGCTGACGACGTGACAGTTGGCGGAAGCGCTGCAGTAACTCGCGTTCGTGCAAGGACAGCTCGGGGCTGTCCAGCGTCACGTTGAGTTCATCACCCAGGCTACTTTCCTGAAGCATGCTCTGCTCGAGGCGGGCGATGATTTCCGAGTTCATGCTGCGATGATGATTGCGTGCGACATCAGCGATGCGCTCGCGCATGCCATCGGGCAAGCGAACGACGAATTTGTCAGCCGTGCGGCTGGAATAAATAGCCTGTTTCATTGGGCGCATACATTTAACCGATTAGTCAGGGGAGCAATGCTGGCAGTGAGCCACGTGATTGTCACTGGTTTGACCGTCTTTAGCACGAGCTGTTCACTCTGGATCGCCATTTGCATTGATGGGGTTGTGCAATCCATGCAAATAATTGACGCCAATTACGTGTCGCATTGTGTTGGGTGTAAAGGCTCATGGCCAGCACCTGCTATCAGAAATGCGAGTTGCTGGGCAAAAAACAGGCATTTACTCACCCGATATAAGAAATAAAACAACCGTCACTGAAGTGTCATGGCCTGTTAACGGGGCTGACACAGGGTTTGCTTACCTTGGTCTACACCAGGCGGCGACTCTGATCCGTCAAACCGTTAACAAGAGGCAAATCCATGAACGCAGCGATCCGGGTTGAGAGCCTGAACAAAACGTTCGCCGGTAAACAGGCGCTCTACTCTCTTGCTTTGTCCGTCCAGCCAGGTGAAATGGTTGCACTGATCGGCGCGTCGGGTTCCGGTAAATCCACGTTGCTGCGCCATCTAGCCGGGCTGGCCTGCGGTGACCGTACTGCAGACAGCTGTATCCAAGTGCTTGGTCGTCAAGTGCAGGCGCAAGGGCGCTTGAATGGACAAGTGCGTCGCCTGCGCGCTGACATTGGCTACATCTTCCAGCAGTTCAACCTGGTTGCTCGTTTAAGCGTAGTGCAAAACGTCCTGCTTGGTGGTCTCGGGCGCATGCCGCGCTGGCGTGGCACTCTCGGCCTGTTCAGTGCCGAAGAAAAGCAGCGCGCCATGCAGGCGTTGGCGCGGGTTGGTCTGGCCGACCTGGCCCTGCAGCGGGCTTCGACGCTGTCCGGTGGCCAGCAGCAGCGTGTGGCCATTGCTCGGGCTTTGTGCCAGCGCGCCGAGGTGATTCTTGCTGACGAACCGATTGCCTCTCTCGACCCCGAGTCGGCACGCAAGGTCATGCAGATTCTCACCGATATCAACCGTGAAGACGGCACCACCGTGGTGGTCACCTTGCATCAGGTCGACTACGCCATGCGTTATTGCCAGCGTGCGGTGGCGCTGAAGGCCGGGCGTATCAATTTCGACGGGCCAACCGCAGGCCTTATTCCGAGTTTTCTCAATGACCTGTACGGCGCCGAGTTGCCTGTCGATGCGCTGCCGGCTGGCAAGCCGCGCCGGCAGGGGGCGCAACAAGCACCGCTGAGCCTCGCCAGCGCCTGAACCGTTCAATCAATTAGCCGATCCGTGATTAGGAGTGCTCCGCATGTTCAAACACATCAGTCGTGTTCTTGCTGCATCGATACTGCTTAGTAGCGCCACCCTAGGTGTCGCCCAGGCCGCCGAGCAGGAAATCAACTTCGGCATCATTTCCACCGAGTCCTCGCAAAACCTCAAGACCACGTGGGACCCCTTCCTGGCGGACATGGGCGCGCAGACCGGCCTGAAGATCAACGCCTTCTTCGCTCCCGACTATGCAGGGATCATCCAGGGCATGCGTTTCGACAAGGTCGATGTGGCCTGGTACGGCAATAAGGCGGCCATGGAGGCGGTGGATCGCGCCGGTGGCGAGATTTTCGCTCAGACCGTCGCCGCCAATGGCGCCCAGGGTTATTACAGCCTGATGGTGGCGCATCAGGATAGCCCGCTGAATTCGATCGAAGACATGCTGAAGAATGCCAAGAACCTGACCTTCGCCAATGGCGACCCGAATTCCACCTCGGGCTATCTGGTACCGGGCTATTACGTGTTCGCGCAGAACAATGTCGATGCCCACAAGATCTTCAAGCGTGCGCTCAACGGCAGTCATGAGGTCAATGCCCTGTCGGTGGCCAACAAGCAGATCGATGTCGGTACCTTCAACAGCGAAGGCATGGAGCGACTGCAGGTCACCGCGCCGGATAAGGCTGCGCAATTGAAGGTGATCTGGACTTCACCGCTGATCCCGTCTGACCCGATGGTCTGGCGCAAGAACCTCGATGAGGCGACCAAGAACAAACTGCGCGAATTCTTTATGACTTACGGCGACAAGCCGGCTGAGCAGAACGTCCTGGAAAGCCTGCAATGGGCCAAGTTCAAGTCCTCGGATGACGATCAACTGCTGCCGATCCGTCAGCTTGATCTGTTCAAGAAGCGCACCGAAGTGGTCAACAACGACAAGTTGTCGGACAGCGACAAGCAGGCGCGGCTCAAGGCACTGGATGCCGAGTTGGCCAAGCTGGCAAAGCGCCTGGCTGAAATCGCCCAGAAGAACCCCACCAGCGCAGGTTGATTGCAATTGTCGGTTCGCCTGCAAGGGCGAGCCGATCGCTTTTGCCGCACCAATCGAGAAGTCGTTATGACCACGTTTACCACCGTCCCTACGCCTGAATTGACCGCTAAACGCTCCTGGACGCAGCTGATCGGCTGGGGGCTATTCTTTGCTGTACTGGCCTGGTCCTGGCAGGGCGCGGAGATGAATCCGCTGGCCCTGATCCGCGACTCCAGCAACATGGCGACCTTTGCCGCGGACTTTTTCCCACCGGATTTCAGCAACTGGGAGCTGTACCTCAAGGAGATGATCGTCACCGTGCAGATCGCCCTGTGGGGCACGGTACTGGCGATTGTCTGCGCCATTCCGCTGGGCATTCTTTGCTCTGAAAATATTGTGCCCTGGTGGGTCTACCAGCCGATTCGGCGGGTGATGGATGCCTGCCGTTCGATCAACGAAATGGTGTTCGCCATGCTCTTCGTGGTCGCTGTCGGGCTGGGGCCGTTTGCCGGGGTACTGGCGCTATTTATCGGCACCACCGGGGTGTTGGCCAAGCTGTTCGCTGAAGCCGTGGAGGCCATCGATCCCGGCCCGGTGGAAGGGGTGCGCGCCACCGGTGCCAGCGCGTTGCAGGAGGTGATCTACGGGGTAATTCCGCAGGTCCTGCCGTTGTGGATTTCCTATGCGCTGTATCGCTTCGAGTCCAACGTGCGCTCAGCCACGGTGGTCGGCATGGTCGGGGCGGGCGGTATCGGGGTGATCCTCTGGGAGGCGATTCGCGGCTTCCAGTTCGCTCAGACCTGCGCCCTGCTGATTGTGATCATTCTGGTAGTGAGCGTGCTCGACATTATTTCGCAGCGCCTGCGCAAGCAATTTATCTGACGGAGATTGGGCATCTGCGGATGCCCTCTATTAGCCATGTACTTGTCTAGACAACCTGAGCCGTTGTACCGCGAACTGGCCGCCGTGCTGCGCGATGAAGTGCAGCGCCTGGCGCCCGGTGACTACCTGCCGGCCGAGGTGAAGCTGGCTGCGCGGTTTGCCGTCAATCGCCACACGTTGCGCCGCGCCGTGGATGAACTGGTGCTCGAAGGTCGCCTGCTGCGTCAGCAGGGCAAGGGCACTCGGGTGCTGGCCAGGCCGCTGATCTATCCGATGCAAGCGGGTAGCGCCTTCACCGCCTCGTTATCGGCCCTCGGGCATCAGGTCGAAGCGCAGCTGCTGGGGAGCCGCGTGCGCCCGGCCAGCCAGGACGATCTCGCTTACCTGCAACTTCCAGAGGCCACGCAACTGCTGGAGTTGACCACCCTGCGCCTGATCGAGGGGCAGCCGGTCAGTCTGATTCGACATGCCTTCAGCCTGGCCCATGCGCCGTTGTTGGCCGACTACCAGGGCGGCTCACTGCGCCAGTACCTGGAACAGCGCGATCTGCCTTTGACCCGCACCTTCAGCCTGATTGGCGCCCGTTTGCCCAGTCGCGAGGAAGCAACGCGGCTGTTGATGCCCAGGCACGCACCCTTGCTCAGCGTCCTGACCCTTTCCCGCGATCTGGCTGGCCAGCCGGTGGAACTGTCGTTATCGACCAGCCGCGCCGACCGTTTCCAGTACCAGCCCGCCCTCTGATGGAGACTTGTTGATGAGCCGTAACCTGCTGCACAGCGACCCGCACATCGCTACACGTCAGCGCTGGATGGGCGTTCTCGCCCGCGCCGGCGCTGGCCTGGCGGCCTATGAGTCAGCGTTGAAGGCGGGCCAATACAGCCTGATTCGCGCGCCTGAAATCGGCATGACCCTGGTGCGGGGGCGCATGGGCGGCACCGGCAGCCCCTTCAACCTCGGCGAGATGAGCGTGACCCGCTGCGTGGTGCGCCTGGCCGATGGCCGCACTGGCTACAGCTACGTGGCCGGTCGCGACAAGCAGCATGCCGAGCTGGCAGCCCTGGCCGATGCGCACCTGCAGGGCGCGCAGCAGCAGGACTGGCTGAGCCGGATGATCGATCCCCTGGCCGCCGCTCACAGTGTCAAGCAGGCGACCAAGGCCGCGGAAACCGCAACCACCCAGGTGGAATTTTTCACCCTGGTCAGAGGAGAAGATTGATGAGCGCGGCAAATAGCTCGCACTGGCTGCAACCTGCCTTCAACGATCCGGTGCTGGATGCCCAGGCCAGTTTCCGTGCCGCGCTCAAGGCGTTGGCCGAACCGGGTCTGGTGCAAGGCATGGACCGTGCCCTGGCTCTGGAGGGTCTACAGCCGGCCACTTATGCCCTGTGCCTGGCCTTTCTCGATGGCGATACGCCGTTGTGGCTGGCCCCGTGCTTCGATACGCCGGTGATTCGCGCCAACCTGTCGTTTCATTGTGGCTGCCCGATCGTCGCTGAGCGCGAGCTGGCACTGTTCGCCCTGCTTGATGAGCGCGAACTGGGCGACCTCTCGGCGTTCGATAACGGCAGCGAACGCTACCCGGATCAGTCCTGTACCTTGCTGATTCAACTGGATGCCTTGAGCGGAGGTCCGGCGCTGCGCTGGCGCGGACCCGGGATCAAGGACGTGCGCAGTGTCGATCTGCCACTGACCCCGGCGTTCTGGCGAGAGCGCAGCGCACGTAGCGCTTTTCCGCGGGGGCTGGATGCTTTCTTCGCCGCCAAGCGCCAGATCATTGGCCTGCCGCGCAGCACCCACATGTTTGAAGACTTCAAGAGTACAGAGGAGGCCGCCTGATGTACGTAGCCGTCAAAGGTGGCGAGCGCGCCATCGACAATGCCCACCTGCTGCTGGCGAAAAAACGCCGTGGCGATACCGCCATTCCCGAGCTGAGCGTCGATCAGGTTCGTGAGCAGATGCCCCTGGCTGTGGCCCGGGTAATGAGTGAAGGCTCGTTGTATGACCCGCAACTGGCCGCGCTGGCGATCAAGCAGGCCGCCGGTGACCTGATGGAAGCCATCTTCCTGCTGCGCGCCTACCGCACCACGTTGCCACGCTTCGCCGCGAGTGCGCCGCTGGAAACCTCGCAGATGCAGCTAAGCCGCCGCATCTCGGCGACCTTCAAGGATCTGCCCGGCGGCCAGTTGCTCGGCCCGACCTTCGACTACAGTCATCGCCTGCTGGACTTTGCCCTCTTGGCCGAGGGCGAACATCCCGGCCCGCAGCTGGTCGCCAGCGCCGAACCGGCAGCCTGTCCGCAGGTGCTGGACTTTCTCGCCGAGGAAGGCCTGATGGCCCGCGAAGTGGACGATGGCGCCGCGGTAGCGGATATCACCCGCGAGCCCTTGGGCTTTCCCGCCAGTCGTGCTCAGCGCCTGCAGGCCCTGGCCCGTGGCGATGAAGGGTTTCTCCTGGCGCTGGGCTACTCGACCCAGCGCGGTT encodes:
- the oadA gene encoding sodium-extruding oxaloacetate decarboxylase subunit alpha, with the translated sequence MTATKNALGITDVVLRDAHQSILATRVRLEDMLPIAPKLDQVGFWSVESWGGATFDSCIRYLGEDPWERIRALKQAMPNTRQQMLLRGQNLLGYRHYADDVVEKFVERAAVNGVDVFRVFDAMNDPRNLQTALRAVKEQGKHAQGTISYTTSPVHTLEMWVDLAKQIEDMGADSIAIKDMAGILNPYIAFELVTRLKATLSIPIHMQCHATAGLSTAAIVKAVEAGIDNVDTAISSLSMTYGHSPTESVVAIFQGSERDTGLNLELLEEIAAYFREVRKKYAKFEGTLKGVDSRILVAQVPGGMLTNMESQLKEQGAQDKFDEVLAEIPRVREDLGFIPLVTPTSQIVGTQAVINVLTGERYKSITKETAGVLKGEYGAAPAPFNKELQLRVLDGAEAITCRPADMLAAEMDKLTAELKGIAQEKGIKLAKDEIDDVLTYALFPQIGLKFLENRGNPAAFEPAPNGNELPAREAGKPEVYTVEVNGKSFVVQVNEGGDIEGLKPVGGAAVTASAVAEPVGAGDPQSAPLAGNIFKVLVQPGATVEEGQLVIILEAMKMETEIRAFKAGTIGAVNVKVGDAVAVGESLLTIG
- a CDS encoding sodium ion-translocating decarboxylase subunit beta, with amino-acid sequence MEKLLKLWQSTGLYHLEPGQALMIAICVGLIYLAIKKGFEPLLLIPIGFGGLLANIPVAGMAEGSGILHLFYEVGLPTSVFPLLIFMGVGAMTDFGPMLANPKTLFLGAAAQFGIFATLIGALAIASLGIPGLEFTLREAASIAIIGGADGPTSIFVTAKLAPHLLGPIAVAAYSYMALVPLIQPPIMRALTTKEERAIVMQQLRHVGQVEKIIFPLVLCLLVGMLLPDAAPLVGMFAFGNLLREAGAVERLADTSRNALINIVTIFLGLTVGSKLSAESFLQMKTLGILLLGLIAFSGGTAAGILMAKGMNLFSKNKINPLIGSAGVSAVPMAARVSNKVGLEANPQNFLLMHAMGPNVAGVIGSAVAAGVLLNFVG
- a CDS encoding Arc family DNA-binding protein; this encodes MRPMKQAIYSSRTADKFVVRLPDGMRERIADVARNHHRSMNSEIIARLEQSMLQESSLGDELNVTLDSPELSLHERELLQRFRQLSRRQQNALVALIAHDAEMAAEEA
- the phnC gene encoding phosphonate ABC transporter ATP-binding protein, whose product is MNAAIRVESLNKTFAGKQALYSLALSVQPGEMVALIGASGSGKSTLLRHLAGLACGDRTADSCIQVLGRQVQAQGRLNGQVRRLRADIGYIFQQFNLVARLSVVQNVLLGGLGRMPRWRGTLGLFSAEEKQRAMQALARVGLADLALQRASTLSGGQQQRVAIARALCQRAEVILADEPIASLDPESARKVMQILTDINREDGTTVVVTLHQVDYAMRYCQRAVALKAGRINFDGPTAGLIPSFLNDLYGAELPVDALPAGKPRRQGAQQAPLSLASA
- the phnD gene encoding phosphonate ABC transporter substrate-binding protein, producing the protein MFKHISRVLAASILLSSATLGVAQAAEQEINFGIISTESSQNLKTTWDPFLADMGAQTGLKINAFFAPDYAGIIQGMRFDKVDVAWYGNKAAMEAVDRAGGEIFAQTVAANGAQGYYSLMVAHQDSPLNSIEDMLKNAKNLTFANGDPNSTSGYLVPGYYVFAQNNVDAHKIFKRALNGSHEVNALSVANKQIDVGTFNSEGMERLQVTAPDKAAQLKVIWTSPLIPSDPMVWRKNLDEATKNKLREFFMTYGDKPAEQNVLESLQWAKFKSSDDDQLLPIRQLDLFKKRTEVVNNDKLSDSDKQARLKALDAELAKLAKRLAEIAQKNPTSAG
- the phnE gene encoding phosphonate ABC transporter, permease protein PhnE produces the protein MTTFTTVPTPELTAKRSWTQLIGWGLFFAVLAWSWQGAEMNPLALIRDSSNMATFAADFFPPDFSNWELYLKEMIVTVQIALWGTVLAIVCAIPLGILCSENIVPWWVYQPIRRVMDACRSINEMVFAMLFVVAVGLGPFAGVLALFIGTTGVLAKLFAEAVEAIDPGPVEGVRATGASALQEVIYGVIPQVLPLWISYALYRFESNVRSATVVGMVGAGGIGVILWEAIRGFQFAQTCALLIVIILVVSVLDIISQRLRKQFI
- the phnF gene encoding phosphonate metabolism transcriptional regulator PhnF, which encodes MYLSRQPEPLYRELAAVLRDEVQRLAPGDYLPAEVKLAARFAVNRHTLRRAVDELVLEGRLLRQQGKGTRVLARPLIYPMQAGSAFTASLSALGHQVEAQLLGSRVRPASQDDLAYLQLPEATQLLELTTLRLIEGQPVSLIRHAFSLAHAPLLADYQGGSLRQYLEQRDLPLTRTFSLIGARLPSREEATRLLMPRHAPLLSVLTLSRDLAGQPVELSLSTSRADRFQYQPAL
- the phnG gene encoding phosphonate C-P lyase system protein PhnG, whose amino-acid sequence is MHSDPHIATRQRWMGVLARAGAGLAAYESALKAGQYSLIRAPEIGMTLVRGRMGGTGSPFNLGEMSVTRCVVRLADGRTGYSYVAGRDKQHAELAALADAHLQGAQQQDWLSRMIDPLAAAHSVKQATKAAETATTQVEFFTLVRGED
- the phnH gene encoding phosphonate C-P lyase system protein PhnH — protein: MSAANSSHWLQPAFNDPVLDAQASFRAALKALAEPGLVQGMDRALALEGLQPATYALCLAFLDGDTPLWLAPCFDTPVIRANLSFHCGCPIVAERELALFALLDERELGDLSAFDNGSERYPDQSCTLLIQLDALSGGPALRWRGPGIKDVRSVDLPLTPAFWRERSARSAFPRGLDAFFAAKRQIIGLPRSTHMFEDFKSTEEAA
- a CDS encoding carbon-phosphorus lyase complex subunit PhnI produces the protein MYVAVKGGERAIDNAHLLLAKKRRGDTAIPELSVDQVREQMPLAVARVMSEGSLYDPQLAALAIKQAAGDLMEAIFLLRAYRTTLPRFAASAPLETSQMQLSRRISATFKDLPGGQLLGPTFDYSHRLLDFALLAEGEHPGPQLVASAEPAACPQVLDFLAEEGLMAREVDDGAAVADITREPLGFPASRAQRLQALARGDEGFLLALGYSTQRGYGRNHPFAGEIRIGEAEVWLEPEELGFAVPLGAIEVTECEMVNQFVGGKGIDPQFTRGYGLAFGYAERKAMGMALVDRSLRAAEYAEEIEGPAQQEEFVLMHCDNVEAGGFVSHLKLPHYVDFQSELELIRKLRQPSCEQPAAEEQCA